TCATGAGCGCGGCCATGCGCAGCGCATTGCGGCTGTAGTCGGAGAACGTCAGGAACGTGCCGCCGAACGGGATGTACCCCCCGTGCAGCGCAATGCCGTTCATGATGGCGCTCATGCCGAACTCGCGCACACCGTAGTTGATGTGATTGCCGAACTGCACGCCGTCTGCATTGGCGCGCACCGCCTTGCTGGCCTTCCAGTTCGTGAGGTTCGAGCCGGTCAGGTCGGCCGAGCCGCCCAGGAATTCCGGCAGCACGGCGGCGAGCCCTTCGATGGCGAGTTGCGACGCCTTACGCGTTGCCACCGTCTCGGCCTTCTCGTTCGTCTTGGCGATGAGGGCGGCGGCGACCGCCTTGAAGTCACCGGGCAACTCGCCCTTCATGCGGCGCTCGAACTCGGCAGCTTCTGCGGGGAACTGGCCACGATAGGCGGCGAAACGTTCGTTCCACGCGGCTTCGGCCTGCTGACCGGCAGCCTTCGCGTCCCACGCGGCATAGACGTCGGCCGGCACTTCGAACGGCGGCAGATTCCAGCCGAGCGCTGCGCGCGTCGCGGCGATTTCATCGGCACCCAGCGGCGCGCCGTGCACGTCGTGACCGCCTTCCTTGTTCGGTGCGCCCTTGCCGATCAGCGTCTTGCAGCAGATCAGCGTCGGACGGTCGGACTTCTTGGCCTGAGCGATAGCAGCGTCGACCGCATCGGCGTCATGACCGTCGATACCGCGAATCACGTTCCAGCCATAGGCTTCGAAACGCTTCGGCGTATCGTCGGCAAACCAGTATTCAACGTCGCCATCGATCGAGATGCCGTTGTCGTCGTACAGCGCGATGAGCTTGTTAAGACGCAGCGTGCCCGCGAGCGAACAGGCTTCGTGCGAGATGCCTTCCATCAGGCAGCCGTCGCCGAGGAACGCGTACGTATAGTGATCGACGATGTCGTTGCCCGGACGGTTGAATTCCTTGGCGAGCAGCGCTTCGGCGAGTGCGAAACCGACAGCATTGGTGATGCCCTGACCCAGCGGGCCCGTGGTCGTCTCGACGCCCGGCGTAATGCCCACTTCCGGGTGCCCCGGCGTCTTGCTGTGCAGTTGGCGGAAGTGCTTGAGCTCTTCGATCGGCAGGTCGTAACCCGTCAGATGCAACAACGAGTAGATCAGCATCGAGCCGTGACCGTTCGACAACACGAAGCGATCGCGGTCGGCCCAATGCGGATTGGTGGGGTTGTGCTTGAGGTGGCGGCCCCACAGAGCGACCGCGATATCGGCCATGCCCATGGGCGCGCCAGGGTGACCGGAGTTGGCCTGTTGGACCGCATCCATGGAAAGGACGCGAATAGCAGAGGCCATCAGCGCAGCCGTAGCAGGAGAGGAGTTCGTCATGGTGACCAGCCGGAAGAGCGGGCGTGCCCCGTTGCCGCGAGCTGCCGCGCGAAATTCAAATGCGGGAAAAGACCAAGATTTTACCAGAATCGCCCCCTGCCCGGGTCGATCACGGCGAACTTCCTCAACCGGCGGGAACGTGGAATCATGCGAAGAAGTGATGCGATCGCCACAAATTAGAGGAAGTTGTCTTGCCAATGCCCGAAAAACACGACACCTCCGCCAGCCAATCCGGCACCCCGGCGGCCTCGCCCGCCAAACTGACAACGTCTTACGGCGCGCCGCTCGGGCCGTGGGCAGGCTACACGTTCGCCGCGATGCCGGTTTACGCCACGACGTCACCTCATCAGCACATCGAGATCGTGGATTTGCCAGCGTTCGGCGAACTCGGGCGCGCCTACCGGCTCGACGGCCGATTCATGGCGTCGCTGGCCGACGCCCACATCTGTCATGAGTGCATGGTGCATCCGCTGCTGCTCGCGCACGGCAACGCGCGACGCGTGCTGATCCTCGGCGGCGGGGACGGCGGCTCCGCGCGCGAAGCGCTGCGGCATGCCAGTGTGCTGGAAGTGGTCGTTGCCGAACTCGACGCGCAGGTGCCCGCCGCCATTCTTCAGTACATGCCAGCGCTGGCCGATGGCGCATTCGACGATCCCCGCACCACGCTCGCCATCGGCGACGCACGGGATCTTGTCGACGCGGCATTGGCATGCGGCGAGCACTTCGACGCCATCCTCTTCGATCTGACGGAAGCCGACGGCAATGCGGCTTCGCTGCACGATGCAGCATTCTTCGCGAAAGTCCGCGACTTGCTTGGCCCACGCGGCGGCATCGCCCTGCAACTGGGTGCGCCGTGGTACGAAGGCGCGCAAGTGCGTCGCATGCTCGACGCGCTGCGTTCGGTGTTCGCATGCGTCTTACCGATGACCGCCTACGTCCCGCTTTACGGCACGCAATGGGCCCTCGCGATTGCCAGTCATTCACTCAACGCGAGCGATGTCGCCGCACTGACGGAGAATTCGTCGTCAGTGGCGCTCCAAGGGGTGCGCCACTATTCGCCGACCCGTCACGCCGCGCTCTTCGATATCCCGCCGGAATTGAGCGCCATCCTCGGTCCCATCGGCTCGTAATGCCCGACGCCGTCAGTCGTTCGACGCTGGTCGGACATGATCGGCTGCGCCATTGTGCGCAGCGGATGAAGCGGATACGCGTTCCTTGTATATTGGGAACTTGCCAGGACCGCCGGCCTCCCATCGATTTCGCTCGCCGACGCCCCCAACGGAGCAGACCCATGTCCGATCCCCGCCCCTCTCACGTACCGTGGCTCACGCCGTATCTGACCGTTCGCGATGCGCGCGCGTCCGCCACGTTCTACGAGCAGGCCTTCGGCTTTTCCGTGCATGACATGGTGGACGACGACGGCGCGGTGATGCACGTCGAAATGTTCTATCAGGGACAGTTGATCCTGATGTTCGCCCCCGAAGGCGCGTTCGCGACGACCGCGCGCACGCCGCGCACCTCGGGCGTTGAGGCGCCGCAGAGCTTCTATGTCTACACTGAGGATGTCGACGCGCTTTACGCACGTGCGACCGCTGCCGGCGCCAAGGGACTGATGCCACCGAGCGATCAGTTCTGGGGCGATCGCTTCTGCCAACTGGAAGACCCGGACGGTTACCGGTGGGGCTTCGCCCGGCCCGTTGCACCTCGCAGTTGAAGCCATCTGCGCGCACGCCAACGTCAGGCGTCGGGACACATTGGGGTATGCTTCTGTCACCGACGCCACCATCGGCCGCCATCCTCACCCTCCTCCTCACCCACGCCCGCTCGCCCGAATGCCTCGCTTTTTCATCGATGCGCCGCTGCATGCCGGCGCCCTCCTCGACCTTCCGGACTCGGTCGTTCGCCACGCCCAGGTCCTGCGCCTGAAGACAGGCGATACGCTCACGCTATTCAATGGCACGGGCGGCGAATATCCCGCAGTACTGACGACGCTGGAAAAGCGTCACGCGACGGCGCAGCTGGGTGAGCACGACCGTCGCGAAGCCGAGCCCCCCTATCGCATTACGTTGGCGCAAGGCATCGCAGGCGGCGACAAAATGGACTGGCTCATCGAGAAAGCCATCGAGCTCGGCGTGACGGAAATTCAACCGCTCGCGACGGAACGTTCGGTCATTCGCCTAGAAGGGGAGCGCGCCGCCAAACGCGTCGCGCACTGGCAAGCGCTAGTGCAAGCCGCGTGCGAACAGTGCGGACGAAATCGAGTGCCGAAGGTGCTGCCGATCCGTCCGATTACGGCATGGCTCGGTGACAGGGATGTCATAAAGAGTGAGGGATGGCGTGTGCTATTGTCACCTCGAGCAGACAGCGGATTCGATTCGCTACCGCTGGACGTGCCGTCCGCGCCTGGCGTTCTGCTCTTCGGCCCCGAAGGTGGGCTGGCACCTCAGGAGGAAGCGCTCGCGCGGCAGGCCGGATTTTCGGCCATCCGTCTTGGCGAGCGCATTCTTCGGACCGAAACGGCGGGCATGGCAGTCCTCGCTGCATTGGCCGCTCGCTGGGGCGGATGGTAAGCATCGATGATTCGAGAAAACGGCCTCACAAGCCTTAAGGAGTAATCGTCATGGGTATCCTCGACAACATTCTCGGTAGTGGGTCCGGCAATCAGGCCGGTGGCGGCGGTTTCAGCACGAAGACTATGTTGCTGATGGGCTTGCTGGCGATGATTGCCAGCCGCTCGGGTGGCGCTCAGGGTCAGGGTGGTGAAGGCGGAGGTTTGCTCGGCGGCCTCGGTGGCGCCCTTGGCGGCATGCTCGGTGGCGGCGCGGCAGGCGGTGCCGGTGGTGCGGGCGGTCTGGGCGATTTACTTGGCAGACTACTCGGCGGCGCACAGTCGCCTGCGGCAGGTGCACCGGGGGCACCGGATGGCGGTCTGCTAGGACAACTCGGCGGGTTGGGCGGTCTGGCGCAAGTGCTGAACCAGGGAGGCTTGGGCGAAGCCGTTAACTCCTGGGTCGGCACGGGTGCCAATCAGGCGGTCAGGGCCGACCAGGTCGCGCAAGCGCTCGGCCCCGGCGGTCAGTTACAGCAATTGGCAAGCTCGGCGGGCGTCTCGGAAAGCGAAGCGGCACAGGAGTTGTCGGATCTGCTGCCCAAGGTCGTCAATCAGTTGACGCCGAACGGCTCGCTGCCGCAAGGCTCGCTGGATCTGGCTTCACTGGCTCAACAGTTCCTCGGCCGCAACCACACCGGCTGACTTGCAACGAACGGCCGGAAACGAAAAAGGTCCGCAGTGCGGACCTTTTTCTTGCGCTTCGCCTACAGAAACCGCGGGGAACCTGCCGTTATCCGCGACAAAGCGATGTTCGCGGACCTTTCACGGGCGTTTTGGGGACGTTTTCCGTCAGACGATACGTGAGTCTTAGGCAAACGAGTAGAAAACGCGGAAGCTCACGCGACGCTCGCTCCAGAACTCGGCGGTATCGCGAAACACTTCAAGCAGGGTCTCGCGGCCATCCTTGTCGAATTTGGTGACGACCGGCAAGCCTTCCAGCACGACGACAAACCCGGGTTGCGGCCCGCAGTGGGCGACCAGATCGGTCAGACAATCATGCAACGCGTCGTAATTCTTTCCGAAATGCTTCGGGAAGAGGAACGATGTGGCGATCGTCCCGAGCACTTCCGCCTTGCTTTGTGCATGCGAGCAATTGGCATAGAGGAAGTGCTGTCCGAGCCGCTCGGCTTCCGCCGCCAGTTCCGGCACGCGGAATGCACGGATCGACTGCACGATGTTCGGCCTCACGGCCTGGAAAAGACTCATATCTCCCTCTTCCGATAGGCTACGGCGATGGCCAGCCCGCGCGACAGCATGCAGGCCCAGCACCTGCTTGAACAAGTTGCCCTCGCCCGCACCGAATGGATCTGCCATAAGATCTTTCCCGCGTTCTTGTGCGAAAACCGGCTCACTCATACTGCTGTCATTCCCTTATTCGTCTAAAGCTGTTGTAGTGGTCTTGGGTGTAGTAACACGGCTCGACCGCACGTTGGTTACCGCCACAGATGATGCGCCTGGCACCTCTATTGCGGGCACCGGGAGTCGGCACCGTATATTCATGGTAATAGCCACGCGGCATTTTGGGCAGGCGCTTTTCGTAGTTCCCGAACGTGATGCCATCTTTGGCATAGGGAAACGGCCCGCCCTGGGCAATCAGCGTCAGCGTGCGCTGCGCTTCGCGAGGCAACTCGGCAACGGAGACCGTTGCTGTTTGATCCGTGACGTATGGCGCGGTTTCGCGCGCCACAGCGTTAGCCCCCAGAAAGACACTTCCCGCCGCAGCCAGTGCCACGATGCTCCGATGAAGCCAACGTGCCATTGTCATAGCTAGCTGTCGCCCGGCGCGGCGTTGCGCTACCGGCCCGTTCTGGTGGGTGAAGCCGTAAGATTATCGCTATTGGTCATCAGAATCAATGTCGGCTTACATTTTGCAACCAAACTACTCAACAAATTCACGAAAACACAAGGATTTTCACGACAGTAAGCACACACATCGAGATATACGATGCCAAAAAATGCATCGCCCTCATAACAAAACGCCGCGCCTGAAGGGGCGCGGCGTTTCTTTCTTATATCCGCTAACGGGGACCAAACCGCTGCGAACCACCGGGTGCTGACGTTAAATCAGTCGCCTCGGTCTGCGCTGCCGGTTCGGCCCGCTCGAACCAG
The Pandoraea oxalativorans genome window above contains:
- a CDS encoding ribonuclease domain-containing protein; translation: MARWLHRSIVALAAAGSVFLGANAVARETAPYVTDQTATVSVAELPREAQRTLTLIAQGGPFPYAKDGITFGNYEKRLPKMPRGYYHEYTVPTPGARNRGARRIICGGNQRAVEPCYYTQDHYNSFRRIRE
- a CDS encoding YidB family protein — encoded protein: MGILDNILGSGSGNQAGGGGFSTKTMLLMGLLAMIASRSGGAQGQGGEGGGLLGGLGGALGGMLGGGAAGGAGGAGGLGDLLGRLLGGAQSPAAGAPGAPDGGLLGQLGGLGGLAQVLNQGGLGEAVNSWVGTGANQAVRADQVAQALGPGGQLQQLASSAGVSESEAAQELSDLLPKVVNQLTPNGSLPQGSLDLASLAQQFLGRNHTG
- a CDS encoding VOC family protein produces the protein MSDPRPSHVPWLTPYLTVRDARASATFYEQAFGFSVHDMVDDDGAVMHVEMFYQGQLILMFAPEGAFATTARTPRTSGVEAPQSFYVYTEDVDALYARATAAGAKGLMPPSDQFWGDRFCQLEDPDGYRWGFARPVAPRS
- the tkt gene encoding transketolase — translated: MTNSSPATAALMASAIRVLSMDAVQQANSGHPGAPMGMADIAVALWGRHLKHNPTNPHWADRDRFVLSNGHGSMLIYSLLHLTGYDLPIEELKHFRQLHSKTPGHPEVGITPGVETTTGPLGQGITNAVGFALAEALLAKEFNRPGNDIVDHYTYAFLGDGCLMEGISHEACSLAGTLRLNKLIALYDDNGISIDGDVEYWFADDTPKRFEAYGWNVIRGIDGHDADAVDAAIAQAKKSDRPTLICCKTLIGKGAPNKEGGHDVHGAPLGADEIAATRAALGWNLPPFEVPADVYAAWDAKAAGQQAEAAWNERFAAYRGQFPAEAAEFERRMKGELPGDFKAVAAALIAKTNEKAETVATRKASQLAIEGLAAVLPEFLGGSADLTGSNLTNWKASKAVRANADGVQFGNHINYGVREFGMSAIMNGIALHGGYIPFGGTFLTFSDYSRNALRMAALMKLRSIFVFTHDSIGLGEDGPTHQSIEHVSSLRLIPQMDLWRPCDTTETAAAWVAAVERHDGPSSLVLSRQNLPFVSRSDAQIADIRRGGYVLRDVANPQIVLIATGSEMDLALKGAEALAAEGIAARVVSMPSTNVFDRQDKAYRESVLPRGVPRVAVEAGVTAFWHKYVGLEGGVVGIDTFGESAPAGVLFKHFGFTVDHVVATAKSVLG
- a CDS encoding barstar family protein, whose protein sequence is MSEPVFAQERGKDLMADPFGAGEGNLFKQVLGLHAVARAGHRRSLSEEGDMSLFQAVRPNIVQSIRAFRVPELAAEAERLGQHFLYANCSHAQSKAEVLGTIATSFLFPKHFGKNYDALHDCLTDLVAHCGPQPGFVVVLEGLPVVTKFDKDGRETLLEVFRDTAEFWSERRVSFRVFYSFA
- a CDS encoding 16S rRNA (uracil(1498)-N(3))-methyltransferase; amino-acid sequence: MPRFFIDAPLHAGALLDLPDSVVRHAQVLRLKTGDTLTLFNGTGGEYPAVLTTLEKRHATAQLGEHDRREAEPPYRITLAQGIAGGDKMDWLIEKAIELGVTEIQPLATERSVIRLEGERAAKRVAHWQALVQAACEQCGRNRVPKVLPIRPITAWLGDRDVIKSEGWRVLLSPRADSGFDSLPLDVPSAPGVLLFGPEGGLAPQEEALARQAGFSAIRLGERILRTETAGMAVLAALAARWGGW